From Aedes albopictus strain Foshan chromosome 1, AalbF5, whole genome shotgun sequence, one genomic window encodes:
- the LOC109424976 gene encoding titin, which produces MIRRSSSLKGLESIATFLIVVTIVVTSQVNAAPMYESDQTDLETYGESAGCYYNYNHYSEGDRIMTNEPCLNCTCHDRMLMCYLRVCPFTKAIGQDCTIEKREDQCCPVITCPEVEVQLVDHQTTAGPDAAGSSTAVGSPDQYGCTIENRFYPEGAQVPSNPHKPCELCYCIRNMTTCVMQECTLHIDGCQPIYNKGVCCPVRYDCDHDRDESGPMQLEDEMTTTVRPTPGFILTTTMSPAISTDCVHNGETYADGAMIYTDQPCEHCYCMRGDIVCAVQECGTPLENEGKNCTALPPAPGQCCPDTYMCDGGKEAATTLRPESDDLVTEQQQAAAATTTAKAPSSDESASVPADDDEDVHHPGAMVDDKSESEEETSIEMEPVHADDDDESAEDEEAQQHHEAPETPAATTSQPSQADEKEATTQAAVQDEKEPEAPVIPAEADEVAAAEEHDEEPKVTTGAAPAADAKPESEKDNEVEEQPSVSHDDTQEDAHTTEQPAEPEKDLLAPTVAPADDEQAPSFTTVASQKDEDVPAETTTAFAFTASDDDVGQTTESRTYLPPFRDSETTTIRVDADEPAYATTMAPAAAVESDDKPESLAPESPATTMKTTESTTLTKEPAHKYEDNLPEQDFVELPPAEIVTELPPIPTTARIPEMPTEEVMTQSPPEADSHVLDDAITTSAPAAADVPAVPAEEEKDIPATVDMDEPVEMNTVIPSSDAKEPEQETPDKMFPEAIPGEGDCLVDGVTYKNNALIPANNKCQTTCKCSNSIVQCEMVQCATAPSNDCAPLPAAPGECCPTYKCNAVEQDESAPESDSEASVSEEAKKPTESASTESSSSSDDTTEESKEEDEQSESDSTSDDSDEEEESNQVEDQGKVTTRRPVTPVKAEEQDQPSESDSESSDSEADSDEDDEPVKVTSARPAYAEPKPESTTVAKVTDDETEQEKVTSAPALDEVVPTEGQAVEKEPEHDDEKLPAEPVEAEKEQDEATATTTAPAAADEEAHTTVAAVAADVATEEEEEKPSVAPAATEEPVAHDETTTAQAVEQAGDDKEAEPVAFDVEQDAVQEPSKPEEDMPVEAVAATTMAAEKDAEQDMPAVTSSAPVQDDEVPVEATTAKPAVALDEAEEPKPAEDEQQKVEDSPATTAVPAEAAADDVAAPTEKDFKPEIEATEKPEAEAPVMPAKKPEHDDSIHFPEDDDEQEHVEVQETQKPVVPIADETEDEQPIEHDDGIRFPVDQDEEEPIFTPAVEDHEEDEHKPVDDHIPGHVDEHEPAQEMPSTMQPAADEATTPEASVEDAQAEMDGGLDEKIEEDKPVEPTRDEVMTTSAPAAADDEKKPLDDEEAQVPTTSAPVSQDAISPEMPPEEVHTQMPLESDDQVKDHDEAPATQAAPVEKEPQAETDANVSSEEEQEHVPVSQDAEAEDDGSSEEAIVHEVPAPTADEEDEDEEKPVEAEHKPVAADDDKPAEEEKKPVSDDVEKPVEMKPVAAADEKPAEEDVKPMATDDEKPAEEEMKPVTADDEKPAEEDMKPVAADDEKPAEEEMKPVAADDEKPVEEEMKPVAADDEKPVEEEMKPVAADDEKPAEEDKKPVAADDEKPADEEMKPVAADDEKPAEEDKKPIAADDEKPADEDVKPVAADDEKPTEEEVKPVAADDEKPAEEEMKPVAADDEKPAEEDEKPVSADDEKPTEEEMKPVAADDEKPAEEDEKPVAADDEKSTEEEVKPVADDDEKPAEEEMKPVAADDEKPAEEDAKPVAADDEKPTEQAQPVAADDEKPAEEEMIPVSADDEKPAEEDVKPVAADDEKPAEEEMKPVAAHDEKPSEEEMKPVAADDEKPAEEETKPVAADDEKPAEEEMKPVAADDEKPAEEEMKPVAADDEKPAEEEMKPVAADDEKPADEDVKPVAADDEKPVEEDVKPVASDDEKPAEEEMKPVAADDDKPAVEESKPVVADDDEQTTVAADEITPAVDEQKPVSSDDEKPVEEEEPIASDDDKPAEELTPVSEDEQKPVPESDDKPAEVEKTPMEPAIVSDSKPTETEDEQKPESDETVTTSAPTTDEEHKPESDESTTMGAAVEDKPTMQAADEDKLESDEEEPKATTTAPMKQADEEQETVSADDMQHEPTAVSDDDESTEVASEDDKEQESVDDKAPAAEADEDQKESDEAAPATTPAADEEQKPAEADEEEKPAPAKKPETMIPEFEATTAAPAKEEDMAATHKPEQDETKPEVEADEVKPTETPLKAEDEVASEEDEVAQPTPTADDKKTSDEAEDDTQQATEAPIKEADEPLAATTAASVASDAEQKPVEDDKKPELDEAEKDEEQKPAVEPVEADEVEHKPEVEADEEEKPSVAAEADEEQKPETATEAEEHKPETTPAMDVSAEEEEQKPTPAADVTETEKDDESPVEADETEKPAVAMDEEEKKPVEAEDEQKPAVEPVEADEEEKPAQEPVEADEDEEVKPAQEPTEADDEEPKPMEDAVPTTASPVADEKKPEDDEQKPSLDEEPATETAVKDDEQDKPITVESDEEVKPAEATTVAQEQQPTTTSTPEKEADEEQKPMPVESDEEDKPAPEADDQTKPVEADEEEKATEAPVKEADEEEKPAEVQPTTADEEQKPAAEEEEEAKPTPASDEEQKPELDEKIEEEPVKADDETPATTAAAVAMDAEKESEEEPVKAADETPATTAAAVAMDDEKESEEEPVKADDETPATTAAAVAMDAEKESEEEPVKADDETPATTATAVAMDAEKESEEEPVKSADETPATTAAAVAMDAEKESEEEPVKADDETPATTAAPVAMDAEKESEEEPVKFADETPATTAAAVAMDAEKESEEEPVKSADETPATTAAAVAMDAEKESEEEPVKADDETPATTPAAVAMDAEKESDETGTPSVDEVQPTPEQPSESDEVAPPAATPVEADEEQKPEMAEPATTAASTSDDAVEEEKEVTPAAPVADDKDEAAPESHEEDVPAPTTSAAPVEIAKDEVQTTVAPVKADEAEKEPESTTVAAAEITSAPVVPASDEDKEDDKPVAPVQDEVQKPVEVETQKPAEESPVEADEEDDLQQQAKPVFDDKEDDTQKPVTPGYEDSYFPSSTKKPESDSPAPSYGPPGGSQYDPGYGHMPPHYPPSSYEDDYTDEEDPASFGPGTCRYGGKLYVSAQQIPREDPCDFCFCFRSDIICLQQSCPPPISGCHEEPISGFCCPRYECPVSMATVLNVTTSTTTTTTTLPPHFLSHAYKGSVTKRGCQIQGKAYQVGETVASASGPCMRCLCGGDGQMKCEPKACSPEPMLQQMIAVAASRRR; this is translated from the exons CACCCATGTATGAGAGCGATCAGACTGACTTAGAGACCTATGGCGAATCGGCGGGATGTTACTATAACTACAATCACTACAGCGAAGGCGATCGTATCATGACGAACGAACCCTGCCTGAACTGTACCTGCCACGATCGTATGCTTATGTGTTACCTGCGAGTATGTCCCTTCACCAAGGCGATCGGCCAGGACTGCACGATCGAGAAACGTGAAGATCAGTGCTGCCCGGTGATCACCTGCCCGGAAGTGGAAGTGCAACTGGTGGACCACCAAACGACAGCCGGACCCGATGCTGCTGGCAGCTCAACGGCCGTTGGATCCCCCGACCAGTATGGTTGTACCATCGAGAATAGGTTCTATCCGGAAGGAGCTCAA GTGCCATCTAACCCCCACAAGCCTTGCGAACTGTGCTACTGTATCCGTAACATGACCACCTGTGTCATGCAGGAGTGTACGCTACACATTGATGGATGCCAGCCGATCTACAACAAGGGCGTCTGTTGTCCAGTACGATACGATTGCG ATCACGATAGGGACGAATCCGGCCCGATGCAATTGGAAGACGAAATGACTACTACCGTACGCCCGACGCCTGGCTTCATCCTGACGACCACGATGTCTCCGGCCATCTCGACGGACTGTGTCCACAATGGTGAAACGTACGCCGATGGTGCCATGATCTACACCGACCAGCCATGCGAACACTGCTACTGCATGCGCGGAGACATCGTGTGCGCCGTCCAAGAATGCGGAACTCCACTAGAGAACGAAGGCAAGAACTGCACAGCACTTCCGCCAGCACCAGGACAGTGCTGCCCGGATACGTACATGTGCGACGGAGGAAAGGAAGCCGCTACCACGCTCCGACCGGAATCCGATGACCTAGTCACCGAACAACAACaagccgccgccgccaccactaCCGCCAAGGCTCCAAGCAGCGACGAATCTGCCAGCGTGCCAGCCGATGATGACGAAGACGTCCACCATCCTGGTGCCATGGTCGATGACAAATCCGAAAGCGAAGAAGAGACCAGCATCGAAATGGAACCAGTGCACGCCGATGACGATGATGAAAGCGCAGAAGATGAAGAAGCGCAACAACATCACGAAGCTCCAGAAACGCCAGCTGCCACCACTAGTCAACCAAGCCAAGCCGACGAGAAGGAAGCCACCACTCAGGCCGCCGTTCAAGACGAGAAGGAACCAGAGGCACCAGTCATCCCTGCTGAAGCCGATGAAGTTGCCGCCGCTGAAGAACACGACGAAGAACCAAAGGTCACCACAGGCGCAGCCCCTGCCGCTGACGCCAAGCCAGAATCCGAGAAGGACAACGAAGTCGAAGAACAGCCATCGGTCAGCCACGACGATACGCAAGAAGACGCTCACACCACCGAACAACCAGCCGAACCAGAGAAGGACCTCCTGGCACCGACAGTCGCCCCAGCCGATGACGAACAAGCCCCATCCTTCACTACCGTAGCATCGCAGAAGGACGAAGATGTCCCAGCCGAAACTACAACCGCGTTTGCCTTCACTGCTAGCGATGACGATGTCGGTCAAACAACTGAAAGCCGCACGTACCTGCCACCCTTCCGGGACTCGGAAACCACCACCATCCGCGTCGATGCTGACGAACCAGCATACGCCACCACCATGGCACCTGCCGCCGCCGTTGAATCCGACGATAAACCCGAAAGCCTCGCTCCAGAATCCCCGGCCACAACCATGAAGACCACGGAATCCACTACCCTCACCAAGGAACCAGCTCACAAGTACGAAGACAACCTTCCAGAGCAGGACTTTGTCGAACTGCCACCGGCCGAGATCGTCACCGAGTTGCCACCAATCCCAACGACCGCTCGCATTCCGGAGATGCCCACCGAAGAAGTCATGACTCAATCTCCACCGGAAGCCGACTCGCATGTGTTAGACGATGCCATTACCACGTCCGCCCCTGCCGCAGCTGATGTGCCAGCCGTACCAGCTGAAGAAGAGAAGGACATTCCAGCCACCGTTGACATGGACGAACCTGTTGAAATGAACACGGTCATTCCCTCGAGCGACGCCAAGGAACCAGAGCAGGAAACCCCAGACAAGATGTTCCCAGAGGCCATCCCTGGTGAAGGCGATTGCTTAGTCGATGGAGTAACCTACAAGAACAATGCCCTGATCCCCGCCAACAACAAGTGCCAGACCACATGCAAGTGCTCCAACAGCATTGTACAGTGCGAGATGGTACAATGTGCTACCGCCCCATCGAACGACTGCGCTCCACTGCCGGCCGCTCCTGGCGAGTGCTGCCCAACGTACAAGTGCAACGCCGTCGAACAAGACGAAAGCGCTCCTGAATCCGACAGCGAAGCCTCCGTCTCCGAAGAAGCCAAGAAACCAACCGAAAGCGCCTCCACCGAAAGCTCCTCGTCTTCCGATGACACCACCGAAGAATCCAAGGAAGAAGACGAACAATCCGAGAGCGACTCCACTTCCGACGACAGCGACGAAGAGGAAGAATCGAACCAGGTCGAAGATCAAGGCAAGGTCACCACCCGTCGCCCGGTCACTCCAGTCAAGGCAGAAGAACAAGATCAGCCATCCGAAAGCGACTCCGAGTCTTCGGACAGTGAAGCAGACTCCGATGAAGATGACGAACCCGTCAAGGTCACCTCCGCCCGGCCAGCGTATGCTGAACCGAAACCAGAATCCACCACTGTTGCCAAGGTTACCGACGACGAAACCGAACAAGAAAAGGTCACTTCTGCCCCAGCCTTGGACGAGGTTGTACCAACCGAAGGACAGGCAGTCGAAAAGGAACCCGAGCACGATGACGAAAAACTGCCAGCTGAGCCTGTTGAAGCTGAAAAAGAGCAAGACGAAGCTACTGCAACCACCACTGCTCCCGCCGCCGCTGACGAAGAAGCCCATACGACCGTGGCTGCCGTTGCAGCTGACGTCGCTACCGAGGAAGAGGAAGAAAAGCCCTCAGTTGCACCAGCTGCTACCGAAGAACCAGTTGCTCACGACGAAACCACGACCGCTCAAGCCGTTGAACAAGCTGGCGATGATAAGGAAGCCGAGCCTGTTGCTTTCGACGTGGAACAGGACGCTGTTCAAGAGCCATCCAAGCCTGAGGAGGATATGCCAGTTGAAGCCGTCGCtgccaccacaatggccgccgAGAAAGATGCGGAACAAGACATGCCAGCCGTCACCTCTTCCGCACCCGTTCAAGATGATGAAGTTCCAGTTGAAGCCACCACTGCCAAACCTGCTGTTGCCCTTGACGAAGCCGAAGAACCAAAACCAGCGGAAGACGAACAACAGAAAGTGGAAGATTCTCCAGCTACTACCGCCGTGCCTGCTGAAGCTGCTGCTGACGATGTTGCTGCTCCAACCGAAAAGGACTTCAAACCCGAAATCGAAGCCACCGAAAAGCCAGAAGCTGAAGCACCAGTGATGCCTGCCAAGAAGCCAGAACACGACGACAGTATTCACTTCCCAGAGGACGACGATGAACAGGAACACGTAGAAGTTCAAGAGACACAGAAACCTGTTGTGCCGATTGCCGATGAAACCGAAGATGAGCAACCGATTGAGCACGACGATGGCATTCGCTTCCCTGTCGATCAAGACGAAGAAGAGCCAATCTTCACGCCAGCAGTCGAAGATCACGAAGAAGACGAGCACAAACCAGTTGACGATCACATTCCTGGACATGTTGACGAACACGAACCGGCCCAGGAAATGCCAAGCACAATGCAACCAGCTGCCGACGAAGCAACCACTCCCGAGGCCAGTGTTGAGGATGCTCAAGCTGAAATGGACGGCGGTCTAGACGAAAAGATTGAAGAAGATAAGCCAGTGGAGCCAACGCGCGATGAAGTGATGACGACGAGTGCCCCAGCAGCTGCTGACGACGAGAAGAAACCTTTGGATGACGAGGAAGCTCAAGTACCAACAACCAGCGCACCAGTCAGCCAAGATGCTATCTCTCCCGAAATGCCACCGGAGGAAGTTCACACTCAAATGCCGCTAGAGTCGGACGACCAGGTCAAGGATCACGATGAAGCGCCAGCCACTCAAGCTGCTCCAGTTGAGAAGGAGCCGCAAGCGGAAACCGATGCCAACGTGAGCTCTGAAGAAGAACAGGAACATGTGCCAGTGAGCCAAGATGCCGAAGCTGAAGACGACGGAAGCAGCGAAGAAGCGATAGTTCATGAAGTCCCAGCTCCGACGGCGGATGAGGAGGATGAGGATGAAGAGAAGCCAGTGGAAGCGGAACACAAGCCAGTCGCCGCCGATGACGATAAGCCAGCTGAAGAGGAAAAGAAACCAGTTTCGGATGACGTTGAGAAACCAGTTGAAATGAAGCcagttgctgctgctgatgagaAACCAGCTGAGGAAGATGTGAAGCCGATGGCTACTGATGACGAGAAGCCAGCTGAGGAAGAGATGAAGCCAGTTACTGCTGACGATGAAAAGCCAGCTGAGGAAGATATGAAGCCAGTTGCTGCTGATGACGAAAAACCAGCTGAGGAAGAGATGAAGCCAGTTGCTGCTGATGATGAGAAGCCAGTTGAAGAAGAGATGAAACCAGTTGCTGCTGATGACGAAAAACCAGTTGAAGAAGAGATGAAACCAGTTGCTGCTGATGACGAAAAACCAGCTGAGGAAGACAAGAAGCCAGTTGCTGCTGATGATGAGAAACCAGCTGATGAAGAGATGAAACCAGTTGCTGCTGATGACGAAAAACCAGCTGAGGAAGACAAGAAGCCAATTGCTGCTGATGATGAAAAACCAGCCGATGAGGATGTCAAACCAGTCGCTGCTGATGACGAGAAACCAACTGAAGAAGAAGTCAAGCCAGTTGCTGCTGATGACGAGAAACCAGCTGAAGAAGAGATGAAACCAGTTGCTGCTGATGATGAGAAGCCGGCTGAGGAAGACGAGAAGCCAGTTTCTGCTGATGATGAGAAACCAACTGAGGAAGAGATGAAGCCAGTTGCTGCTGATGACGAGAAACCAGCTGAGGAAGATGAGAAGCCAGTTGCTGCTGATGACGAGAAATCGACTGAAGAAGAAGTCAAGCcggtcgctgatgatgatgaGAAGCCAGCTGAGGAAGAAATGAAACCAGTTGCTGCTGACGATGAGAAGCCAGCTGAGGAAGATGCCAAGCCAGTTGCTGCTGATGATGAGAAACCAACTGAACAAGCCCAGCCAGTTGCTGCTGATGATGAGAAGCCAGCTGAAGAAGAAATGATACCAGTTTCCGCTGACGATGAGAAACCAGCTGAGGAAGATGTCAAGCCAGTTGCTGCTGATGATGAGAAACCAGCTGAAGAAGAGATGAAGCCAGTTGCTGCTCATGACGAAAAGCCATCTGAGGAAGAGATGAAACCAGTTGCTGCTGATGACGAGAAGCCAGCTGAAGAGGAAACGAAACCAGTTGCCGCTGACGATGAGAAACCAGCTGAGGAAGAAATGAAACCAGTTGCTGCTGATGACGAAAAACCAGCTGAGGAAGAGATGAAGCCAGTTGCTGCTGATGACGAGAAACCAGCTGAAGAAGAGATGAAACCAGTTGCTGCTGATGACGAGAAACCGGCTGATGAAGATGTGAAGCCAGTTGCTGCTGATGATGAAAAACCAGTTGAGGAAGATGTCAAGCCAGTCGCTTCTGATGATGAGAAACCAGCTGAGGAAGAGATGAAACCTGTTGCTGCTGATGATGACAAACCAGCTGTGGAAGAAAGCAAACCTGTAGTTGCCGATGATGATGAGCAAACGACTGTGGCTGCTGATGAAATTACCCCGGCGGTTGATGAGCAGAAGCCAGTTTCTAGCGATGACGAGAAACCAGTTGAAGAAGAGGAACCAATTGCTTCCGATGACGACAAACCAGCTGAAGAATTGACCCCAGTGTCAGAAGATGAACAGAAACCAGTTCCAGAAAGTGACGATAAGCCAGCTGAAGTAGAGAAGACTCCAATGGAACCAGCGATTGTTAGTGATAGCAAACCAACGGAAACTGAGGATGAGCAGAAACCAGAAAGTGACGAAACAGTTACAACTTCAGCACCAACAACCGATGAAGAACACAAGCCTGAAAGTGATGAATCTACTACAATGGGTGCTGCTGTTGAAGATAAGCCAACTATGCAAGCCGCAGATGAAGACAAGCTAGAATCCGATGAGGAAGAACCAAAGGCAACTACAACTGCTCCAATGAAGCAAGCAGATGAAGAACAGGAAACAGTCAGTGCCGATGACATGCAACACGAACCAACTGCAGTCTCTGATGATGACGAATCGACAGAAGTGGCCAGTGAAGATGACAAAGAACAAGAATCGGTTGATGACAAGGCTCCAGCGGCGGAAGCTGATGAGGATCAAAAGGAATCTGACGAAGCAGCACCTGCAACCACACCAGCTGCTGATGAAGAACAGAAACCAGCTGAAGCTGATGAAGAAGAAAAACCAGCACCAGCCAAGAAACCGGAAACGATGATCCCAGAGTTCGAAGCCACTACCGCAGCTCCTGCCAAGGAAGAAGACATGGCCGCTACTCACAAGCCAGAACAAGATGAAACCAAGCCAGAAGTTGAAGCCGACGAAGTGAAACCAACCGAAACGCCATTGAAGGCAGAAGATGAAGTTGCTTCCGAAGAAGATGAAGTAGCGCAGCCTACTCCTACCGCTGACGATAAAAAGACCTCGGATGAAGCTGAAGATGACACGCAGCAAGCCACTGAAGCTCCAATTAAGGAAGCTGATGAACCACTGGCAGCCACTACTGCTGCTTCAGTTGCTTCTGACGCAGAACAAAAACCAGTTGAAGATGATAAGAAACCTGAACTCGATGAAGCTGAGAAGGATGAGGAGCAGAAACCAGCTGTTGAACCTGTTGAAGCCGATGAGGTAGAACATAAGCCAGAAGTGGAGGCCGACGAAGAAGAGAAGCCATCCGTGGCTGCTGAAGCTGACGAGGAACAGAAACCAGAAACCGCTACTGAAGCCGAAGAACACAAACCAGAAACCACACCGGCTATGGACGTTTCTGCCGAGGAAGAGGAGCAGAAACCAACGCCTGCGGCTGATGTGACTGAAACTGAAAAGGACGATGAATCTCCAGTGGAAGCCGATGAAACAGAAAAACCGGCAGTTGCAATGGACGAAGAAGAGAAGAAGCCCGTTGAAGCTGAAGATGAACAAAAACCAGCAGTTGAACCAGTTGAGGCTGACGAAGAAGAAAAGCCTGCTCAGGAACCAGTTGAAGCTGACGAAGATGAAGAAGTGAAACCTGCTCAGGAACCAACTGAAGCCGATGACGAGGAACCGAAACCAATGGAAGATGCTGTCCCAACTACTGCCAGTCCTGTTGCGGATGAAAAGAAACCAGAAGATGACGAACAGAAACCATCTTTGGATGAAGAACCCGCTACCGAAACTGCAGTGAAGGATGATGAACAAGATAAGCCAATCACCGTTGAATCGGATGAGGAAGTGAAACCAGCCGAAGCAACTACTGTGGCGCAAGAACAGCAACCAACGACGACGTCTACTCCAGAAAAGGAAGCTGACGAAGAGCAGAAGCCAATGCCAGTTGAATCGGATGAGGAAGACAAACCAGCGCCGGAAGCCGACGACCAAACCAAACCAGTCGAAGCTGATGAAGAAGAGAAGGCTACCGAAGCACCAGTGAAGGAGGCTGATGAAGAGGAAAAACCAGCTGAAGTGCAACCAACAACTGCTGATGAAGAACAGAAACCTGCTGCTGAAGAGGAAGAAGAGGCCAAGCCAACTCCTGCTTCGGATGAGGAGCAGAAACCAGAGCTGGATGAGAAAATCGAAGAGGAACCAGTTAAGGCTGATGATGAGACGCCAGCTACTACGGCAGCCGCTGTCGCCATGGATGCCGAGAAGGAAAGCGAAGAAGAACCAGTCAAGGCTGCTGATGAGACGCCTGCTACTACGGCAGCCGCTGTGGCCATGGATGACGAGAAGGAAAGCGAAGAAGAACCAGTCAAGGCTGATGATGAGACGCCAGCTACTACCGCTGCTGCTGTGGCTATGGATGCCGAGAAAGAAAGCGAAGAAGAACCAGTTAAGGCTGATGATGAGACGCCAGCTACTACCGCAACAGCTGTGGCCATGGATGCCGAGAAGGAAAGCGAAGAGGAGCCAGTCAAGTCTGCTGATGAGACGCCAGCTACTACCGCTGCTGCTGTGGCTATGGATGCCGAAAAGGAAAGCGAAGAAGAACCAGTCAAGGCTGATGATGAGACGCCAGCTACTACCGCAGCTCCAGTGGCCATGGATGCCGAGAAGGAAAGCGAAGAAGAGCCAGTCAAGTTTGCTGATGAGACGCCAGCTACTACCGCAGCCGCTGTGGCCATGGATGCTGAAAAGGAAAGCGAAGAAGAGCCAGTCAAGTCTGCTGATGAGACGCCAGCTACTACCGCAGCTGCTGTGGCCATGGATGCTGAGAAGGAAAGCGAAGAAGAACCAGTCAAGGCTGATGATGAGACGCCAGCTACTACCCCAGCTGCTGTGGCAATGGATGCCGAGAAGGAAAGCGATGAAACCGGAACACCAAGCGTGGATGAGGTTCAGCCAACTCCAGAGCAGCCAAGTGAATCTGATGAAGTGGCGCCACCAGCTGCTACTCCTGTTGAAGCCGATGAGGAACAAAAACCAGAAATGGCCGAGCCAGCTACTACTGCAGCTAGTACTTCTGACGATGCCGTCGAGGAAGAGAAGGAAGTCACGCCAGCAGCGCCGGTGGCCGATGACAAGGACGAAGCAGCCCCAGAAAGCCACGAAGAAGATGTGCCAGCCCCAACTACCTCAGCTGCTCCGGTAGAGATTGCCAAGGATGAAGTTCAGACTACGGTGGCTCCAGTCAAGGCTGATGAAGCCGAGAAGGAACCTGAGAGCACGACAGTCGCAGCTGCAGAAATCACATCCGCGCCAGTTGTGCCAGCCTCTGATGAAGATAAGGAAGACGACAAGCCAGTTGCCCCAGTTCAGGATGAGGTTCAGAAACCAGTTGAAGTTGAAACCCAAAAACCAGCTGAAGAATCGCCAGTGGAAGCTGACGAGGAAGATGACCTGCAGCAACAAGCTAAGCCAGTGTTTGACGACAAAGAAGACGATACGCAGAAACCAGTGACGCCTGGCTATGAGGATAGCTACTTCCCATCGAGCACTAAGAAACCAGAGAGCGACTCTCCAGCTCCATCCTATGGACCACCTGGAGGTTCGCAGTACGATCCAGGATACGGACACATGCCACCACATTATCCACCATCGTCGTACGAAGACGACTACACCGATGAGGAAGATCCAGCCTCGTTCGGACCGGGTACCTGCCGGTACGGTGGCAAGCTCTACGTGTCCGCCCAGCAAATTCCACGGGAAGATCCGTGcgacttctgcttctgcttccgcAGCGATATCATCTGTTTGCAGCAGTCGTGTCCACCGCCAATCAGCGGCTGCCACGAGGAGCCGATCTCCGGCTTCTGCTGTCCACGGTACGAGTGCCCCGTCTCGATGGCCACAGTGCTCAACGTTACGACCAGCACGACGACCACCACCACAACCCTGCCGCCGCACTTCCTATCGCACGCCTACAAGGGCTCGGTGACGAAGCGCGGTTGCCAGATCCAGGGCAAGGCCTATCAGGTCGGCGAAACGGTAGCGTCCGCCAGCGGACCTTGCATGCGATGCTT ATGTGGCGGTGATGGCCAGATGAAGTGCGAACCCAAGGCCTGCAGTCCCGAGCCGATGCTACAGCAGATGATTGCCGTGGCGGCGTCTCGAAGGCGATGA